The Triticum aestivum cultivar Chinese Spring chromosome 7B, IWGSC CS RefSeq v2.1, whole genome shotgun sequence genome window below encodes:
- the LOC123162891 gene encoding germin-like protein 5-1: MAAATLLLVLTVVALGSGHGEAFDPNPLQDFCVADTTSKVRVNGVACKDPAAAVADDFFFAGVDKPGGGAASKWYGFSALTVQIPGLNTLGESHARVDVAPGGVFPPHYHPRAAETALVLEGSVYFGFVSSYPDNRLFAKVLRKGDVFAVPQGLVHFLYNNGTAPAAIYASLSSQNAGLVLLGDALFAGAIPDDLVAKSLLMDRHTVGSIRANFRRP; this comes from the exons ATGGCTGCTGCGACGTTGCTCCTGGTGCTAACGGTCGTCGCCCTCGGCTCCGGTCATGGCGAGGCCTTCGACCCTAACCCCCTCCAGGACTTCTGCGTCGCCGACACCACGTCCAAAG TGCGCGTGAACGGGGTGGCGTGCAAGgacccggcggcggcggtggcggacgacTTCTTCTTCGCCGGCGTGGAcaagccgggcggcggcgcggcgagcaaGTGGTACGGGTTCTCGGCGCTGACGGTGCAGATCCCGGGCCTGAACACGCTGGGCGAGTCGCACGCCCGCGTGGACGTGGCGCCGGGGGGCGTCTTCCCGCCGCACTACCACCCGAGGGCGGCGGAGACAGCGCTGGTGCTGGAGGGCTCCGTCTACTTCGGCTTCGTCTCCTCCTACCCGGACAACCGGCTCTTCGCCAAGGTGCTCCGCAAGGGCGACGTTTTCGCCGTGCCCCAGGGGCTCGTGCACTTCCTCTACAACAACGGCACCGCGCCCGCCGCCATCTACGCCTCCCTCAGCAGCCAGAACGCCGGGCTGGTGCTCCTCGGCGACGCGCTCTTCGCCGGGGCCATCCCCGACGACCTCGTTGCTAAGTCGCTCCTCATGGATAGGCACACCGTCGGGAGCATCCGGGCAAACTTCCGGCGGCCTTGA
- the LOC123156713 gene encoding late embryogenesis abundant protein 46 → MIAFAKICKAHTAEARAPTVLDMQAGRSAMEATKEAAANVGASACSGMEKTRATLQGQVDKATAHSAADREAAETRTRERVHGAEEVKRDAMLANAAAKERASAGEYHPSQGAPGIVPGGAPVGGHVEAGVAQSRPLGAATGTGRPSAAHNPRVGGGAAPATGTGGQYQ, encoded by the coding sequence ATGATAGCATTCGCTAAAATCTGCAAAGCGCACACAGCCGAAGCTCGAGCACCTACTGTACTAGACATGCAGGCCGGGAGGAGCGCCATGGAGGCCACCAAGGAGGCGGCGGCGAACGTGGGCGCCTCCGCCTGCTCCGGCATGGAGAAGACGCGGGCCACCCTGCAGGGGCAGGTGGACAAGGCCACGGCGCACAGCGCCGCCGACAGGGAGGCGGCCGAGACGAGGACGCGGGAGCGCGTGCACGGCGCCGAGGAGGTCAAGCGGGACGCCATGCTCGCCAACGCCGCCGCCAAGGAGCGGGCCAGCGCCGGGGAGTACCACCCGTCGCAGGGCGCGCCGGGGATTGTGCCGGGCGGCGCCCCCGTTGGCGGCCACGTCGAGGCCGGCGTGGCCCAGAGCCGGCCGCTCGGCGCCGCCACGGGCACCGGGAGGCCCAGCGCCGCCCATAACCCgcgcgtcggcggcggcgccgcgcCGGCGACCGGCACCGGCGGGCAGTACCAGTGA